Proteins encoded within one genomic window of Streptomyces profundus:
- a CDS encoding RraA family protein: MSTDQRDHAPATGLSTAALSDALDRLGRPGALLGIAPLQPGTRMVGTAFTVRYVPAGSPPGTVGDYLDAMAPGQVAVLDNAGRLDCTVWGDILTAVADRRGIAGTVVDGVCRDTRRARDLGYPMFTRGAFMRTGKDRVEVAEVGGPVSVGGVLIRPGDLLVGDGDGVVAIAAEAVDEVLRVAREITEREGRILDDALAGATIAEARGRHGYHQLQRAEP; the protein is encoded by the coding sequence ATGTCGACCGATCAGCGCGACCACGCCCCCGCCACCGGCCTCTCCACCGCGGCGCTCTCCGACGCCCTCGACCGACTCGGCCGCCCCGGCGCCCTGTTGGGGATCGCGCCGCTCCAGCCCGGCACCCGGATGGTGGGCACCGCCTTCACCGTCCGCTATGTGCCGGCCGGCTCCCCGCCCGGCACCGTCGGCGACTACCTGGACGCGATGGCCCCCGGACAGGTGGCCGTGCTGGACAACGCCGGCCGGCTGGACTGCACCGTCTGGGGCGACATCCTCACCGCCGTCGCCGACCGGCGGGGCATCGCCGGCACGGTCGTGGACGGCGTCTGCCGTGACACCCGCCGGGCCCGTGACCTGGGCTACCCGATGTTCACCCGGGGCGCCTTCATGCGCACCGGCAAGGACCGGGTGGAGGTCGCCGAGGTCGGCGGCCCGGTCTCCGTGGGCGGCGTCCTGATCCGCCCCGGCGACCTACTGGTCGGCGACGGCGACGGGGTCGTCGCCATCGCCGCCGAGGCGGTGGACGAGGTGCTGCGGGTCGCCCGCGAGATCACCGAGCGCGAGGGGCGCATCCTCGACGACGCGCTGGCCGGCGCCACCATCGCCGAGGCGCGCGGCCGGCACGGATACCACCAACTCCAACGAGCGGAGCCCTGA
- a CDS encoding ABC transporter permease — translation MMRTARSRRAEPVRGRKVTIALLAVAAVLFVYPIVMLAVGAFRNTDPSLPAAWSFDGFHSAYADGETYRTLRDSLLLALVCATLSTALALYLAFVVARTRAPLRRLVTPMMAVSLAMPPLFFALSWGMLGNAEVGLINKALGWVVGGDVSLVDVNSWAGLVLVISLKMTSFAYLLLLGPFRALDRGLEEAAQVSGSGRLRTFLTVDVPVLAPAITGVFILGFVVGLESFDVPLLLGLPAGINVISTRIYGMINDQTPADYGGASAISLLLVVVVILLVTVQWRVLGRRRFTTVTGKGYRTAPWDIGRWRLAGTAVIVGYLLLAVLLPVVQLVLGALQPYFGAYGRYSFDNISFVINDPILSEAIRATLLISATSGLAAALLAAVISYQVARSTSRLRRLLDLATWLPWAVPGVVLSLAMAWAYISVPGLSGLYGTVWLVGIGLVVAAVPVASRATQGAIAQLGVELEESARTSGAGPTRTFFGIVLRLIAPSFAAAWFVAAITISGNLAVPSLLSSLRNQTVPIQVFRLYSKGETAQAGALLLVMMAVLFAGLGVLWLVIRLLGRVVDARVRAADRTAKAPPDDAAPPPPAPAPAATASASAPSAAAAERSAS, via the coding sequence ATGATGCGCACTGCTCGTTCACGCCGCGCGGAACCCGTCCGCGGCCGAAAGGTCACCATCGCGCTGCTCGCGGTCGCGGCCGTCCTCTTCGTCTACCCCATCGTGATGCTCGCCGTCGGGGCCTTCCGCAACACCGACCCCAGCCTGCCGGCCGCGTGGTCGTTCGACGGCTTCCACTCCGCCTACGCCGACGGCGAGACCTACCGCACGCTGCGGGACTCGCTCCTGCTGGCGCTCGTCTGCGCCACGCTCTCCACCGCGCTCGCGCTCTATCTCGCCTTCGTCGTGGCCCGCACCCGCGCACCGCTGCGCCGGCTGGTCACCCCGATGATGGCCGTATCGCTCGCGATGCCACCGCTGTTCTTCGCGCTCAGCTGGGGCATGTTGGGCAACGCCGAGGTCGGCCTGATCAACAAGGCCCTGGGCTGGGTGGTCGGCGGCGACGTGTCCCTGGTCGACGTGAACTCGTGGGCCGGGCTGGTCCTGGTCATCTCGCTGAAGATGACCTCCTTCGCCTATCTGCTGCTCCTGGGCCCGTTCCGCGCCCTGGACAGGGGACTTGAGGAGGCGGCCCAGGTCTCGGGCTCCGGGCGGCTGCGCACCTTCCTGACCGTGGACGTCCCGGTGCTCGCCCCCGCCATCACGGGCGTCTTCATCCTCGGCTTCGTGGTCGGCCTCGAATCGTTCGACGTGCCCCTGCTGTTGGGCCTCCCCGCCGGGATCAACGTCATCTCCACCCGGATCTACGGCATGATCAACGACCAGACGCCGGCCGACTACGGCGGCGCGAGCGCCATCTCGCTGCTGCTGGTGGTCGTGGTGATCCTGCTGGTCACCGTGCAGTGGCGGGTGCTGGGACGGCGCCGCTTCACCACCGTCACCGGCAAGGGCTACCGCACCGCGCCCTGGGACATCGGCCGCTGGCGGCTGGCCGGCACGGCGGTCATCGTGGGCTATCTGCTGCTGGCCGTGCTCCTCCCCGTCGTCCAACTCGTGCTGGGCGCGCTCCAGCCCTACTTCGGCGCGTACGGCCGCTACAGCTTCGACAACATCTCCTTCGTCATCAACGACCCCATCCTCAGCGAGGCGATCCGCGCCACGCTGCTGATCTCGGCCACCAGCGGGCTGGCCGCCGCGCTGCTCGCCGCCGTGATCAGCTACCAGGTGGCGCGCTCCACCTCAAGGCTGCGCCGGCTGCTCGACCTGGCGACCTGGCTGCCGTGGGCCGTGCCGGGGGTGGTGCTGAGCCTGGCGATGGCCTGGGCGTACATCAGCGTCCCCGGGCTGAGCGGCCTCTACGGCACCGTCTGGCTGGTCGGCATCGGGTTGGTCGTCGCGGCGGTCCCGGTGGCCAGCCGGGCCACCCAGGGCGCCATCGCCCAACTCGGCGTGGAGCTTGAGGAGTCGGCCCGCACCAGCGGTGCGGGGCCGACCAGGACCTTCTTCGGGATCGTGCTGCGGCTGATCGCCCCGAGCTTCGCCGCCGCGTGGTTCGTCGCCGCGATCACCATCTCGGGCAACCTCGCCGTCCCCTCCCTGCTGTCCTCGCTGCGCAACCAGACCGTCCCCATCCAGGTCTTCCGCCTCTACAGCAAGGGCGAGACGGCCCAGGCCGGCGCCCTGCTGCTGGTGATGATGGCCGTGCTGTTCGCCGGGCTCGGGGTGCTGTGGCTGGTCATCCGGCTGCTGGGCCGGGTGGTCGACGCCAGGGTGCGGGCCGCCGACCGCACGGCGAAGGCCCCGCCGGACGACGCCGCGCCACCGCCCCCGGCCCCCGCGCCCGCCGCCACGGCGAGCGCGTCCGCCCCCTCGGCCGCCGCGGCGGAACGGAGCGCGTCATGA
- a CDS encoding amidohydrolase family protein: protein MIIDVHGHVTAPDALYAYKANLLAHRGAHGRGAVRVSDELLREAQRAPHPSFGGVSHLDHLDGAGVDLQLISPRPYQMMHSESPERVVRWFTEETNNLIHRVCALEPGRFRGVAGLPQSPELPPKRWADELRRAVTELGFVGALLNPDPHEGTAVPPPLGDRYWYPVYEALCELDVPATLHAAGCRPPSREPYSLHFIQEETVAVWSLLNSPVFTDFPDLRIVVSHGGGAIPYQVGRFLPADARGNGTPYLERLRRLWFDTCLYTQDAIELLIRTVGVDRCLFGTEKPGTGSQRNAATGDWYDDIQLLIGGIDWLDDTDRAALFEGNARALYGL, encoded by the coding sequence ATGATCATCGATGTGCACGGCCATGTCACCGCGCCGGACGCGCTCTACGCCTACAAGGCCAACCTGCTGGCCCACCGCGGCGCCCACGGCCGGGGGGCGGTGCGCGTCAGCGACGAGCTGCTGCGCGAGGCGCAGCGCGCGCCGCATCCCAGCTTCGGCGGCGTGTCGCATCTGGACCACCTCGACGGGGCCGGCGTCGACCTGCAACTGATCTCGCCGCGCCCGTACCAGATGATGCACAGCGAGTCCCCCGAGCGGGTGGTGCGCTGGTTCACCGAGGAGACCAACAACCTGATCCACCGGGTCTGCGCGCTTGAGCCGGGACGGTTCCGGGGGGTGGCCGGGCTGCCGCAGAGCCCCGAGCTGCCGCCGAAGCGGTGGGCCGACGAGCTGCGCCGCGCCGTGACCGAACTCGGCTTCGTCGGCGCGCTGCTCAACCCCGACCCGCACGAGGGGACGGCCGTGCCGCCGCCGCTGGGCGACCGCTACTGGTACCCGGTCTACGAGGCGCTCTGCGAGCTCGACGTGCCGGCGACCCTGCACGCCGCCGGCTGCCGACCGCCCAGCAGGGAGCCGTACAGCCTGCACTTCATCCAGGAGGAGACGGTCGCGGTCTGGAGCCTGCTCAACTCCCCCGTGTTCACCGACTTCCCCGACCTCAGGATCGTCGTGTCGCACGGCGGCGGGGCCATCCCCTACCAGGTCGGCCGCTTCCTGCCGGCCGACGCGCGCGGCAACGGCACGCCCTATCTCGAACGTCTGCGGCGCCTGTGGTTCGACACCTGCCTCTACACCCAGGACGCCATCGAGCTCCTCATCAGGACGGTGGGCGTGGACCGTTGCCTGTTCGGCACCGAGAAGCCCGGCACCGGATCGCAGCGGAACGCCGCCACCGGCGACTGGTACGACGACATCCAGCTGCTGATCGGCGGCATCGACTGGCTCGACGACACCGACCGCGCCGCGCTGTTCGAGGGCAACGCCCGCGCGCTGTACGGGCTGTGA
- a CDS encoding thiamine pyrophosphate-binding protein, which translates to MDGARALLRTLSEAGVRQVFCCPGTTEIPLLDALADPEVAAWAPEFVLTTHEAISVSMADGHARATGRPAVAYLHTNVGLANGLSHLYAAQLAHSPVVVFTGVKPTATLPHRALTTTPQLRESARPYVGFDWQTLRPDALVADAHRALWHASVPPERPTLLVVPQDMLAAEVGEPAVAPAAEPARQAPDPAGVAAAARALAAARRPVIVAGPDVGRRHAAGELAAVAELLGAPVLAPSRRDLERFSYPTTGGHYAGLLDVAELPARAADVVLLAGAPNPIEFAPGAPLLPPRAALVHLAEDPAEPGLRLPTARVLAGDTAIGLRALREALAGVERPHRAEALAFLAEARAHHAAARRRWATEVAAADSDGPPSAADAMRTLAAAVPDSVTLVVDAVTSTLPLLRFVERERLDGLYATASGSLGWGMGAALGVAMAQPERRVLAVVGDGVLQFGLPALWTAVRRRLPVTFVVVNNGRYQAMISGLRRFDGVAHAGRRYPLTDISGPRLAEIAAGFGMPASRVADRDALATALDAAVRRGPEAGPELIEIRVDQTLWP; encoded by the coding sequence ATGGACGGCGCACGCGCGTTGTTGCGCACCCTGAGCGAGGCCGGCGTCCGGCAGGTCTTCTGCTGTCCCGGAACCACCGAGATACCGCTGCTCGACGCCCTGGCCGATCCGGAGGTGGCCGCCTGGGCACCGGAGTTCGTCCTCACCACCCACGAGGCGATATCGGTGTCCATGGCCGACGGCCACGCCCGCGCCACCGGCCGCCCGGCGGTGGCCTATCTGCACACCAACGTGGGCCTGGCCAACGGCCTCTCGCATCTCTACGCCGCCCAGCTGGCGCACAGCCCGGTCGTGGTGTTCACCGGCGTCAAGCCCACGGCGACGCTGCCGCACCGGGCGCTCACCACCACGCCGCAGCTGCGGGAGAGCGCACGCCCCTATGTGGGGTTCGACTGGCAGACGCTCCGCCCCGACGCCCTGGTCGCCGACGCGCACCGCGCGCTGTGGCACGCCTCGGTGCCGCCGGAGCGGCCCACGCTGCTGGTGGTGCCGCAGGACATGCTCGCCGCCGAGGTGGGCGAGCCGGCCGTGGCCCCGGCGGCCGAGCCGGCGCGGCAGGCCCCCGACCCGGCGGGGGTGGCCGCCGCCGCCCGCGCGTTGGCGGCGGCGCGGCGGCCCGTGATCGTCGCGGGGCCCGATGTGGGCCGGCGGCACGCGGCGGGCGAACTCGCCGCCGTCGCCGAGCTGTTGGGCGCGCCGGTGCTGGCGCCTTCCCGACGCGATCTGGAGCGGTTCTCGTATCCGACCACCGGGGGGCACTACGCGGGGCTGCTCGATGTGGCCGAGCTCCCGGCGCGCGCCGCGGACGTGGTGCTGCTGGCCGGCGCCCCCAACCCGATCGAGTTCGCGCCCGGGGCGCCGCTGCTGCCGCCCCGCGCGGCGCTGGTGCACCTCGCCGAGGACCCGGCCGAACCGGGCCTGCGGCTGCCGACCGCGCGCGTGCTCGCCGGTGACACCGCGATCGGCCTGCGCGCCCTGCGCGAGGCGCTGGCCGGCGTCGAACGACCGCACCGCGCCGAGGCGTTGGCGTTCCTGGCCGAGGCCAGGGCGCACCACGCGGCGGCCAGGCGACGCTGGGCCACCGAGGTGGCGGCGGCCGACAGCGACGGCCCGCCGTCGGCGGCCGACGCCATGCGGACGCTGGCCGCCGCCGTGCCCGACTCGGTGACCCTCGTCGTGGACGCCGTCACCTCGACGCTGCCCCTGCTGCGCTTCGTCGAACGCGAGCGGCTCGACGGCCTGTACGCCACCGCGAGCGGCTCGCTCGGCTGGGGCATGGGCGCCGCGCTCGGCGTGGCGATGGCCCAGCCGGAGCGCCGGGTGCTGGCCGTCGTCGGCGACGGCGTCCTCCAGTTCGGCCTGCCGGCGCTGTGGACGGCCGTCCGCCGCCGCCTCCCGGTCACCTTCGTGGTGGTCAACAACGGCCGCTACCAGGCGATGATCTCCGGTCTTCGCCGCTTCGACGGGGTGGCCCACGCCGGCCGCCGCTACCCGCTCACCGACATCAGCGGCCCCCGACTCGCCGAGATCGCCGCCGGGTTCGGGATGCCGGCCAGCCGGGTGGCCGATCGGGACGCCCTCGCGACCGCGCTGGACGCGGCGGTGCGGCGCGGGCCCGAGGCGGGGCCCGAGCTGATCGAGATCCGCGTCGACCAGACGCTGTGGCCCTGA
- a CDS encoding aldehyde dehydrogenase family protein, whose amino-acid sequence MPDTGAARAPLLDAAALAGPWAGGRGGSRTQTEPGSGRPIAGIGLAATEDVERAALAAVAAQESWARTTCAERALVLREAAAVLAAHSDEVADWVNRETGGVGAKGAGEVAAAIEELYAGAALAAEPCGELLPGSAPGQFGYARRVPVGVVGVITPWNAPLRLAARAVVPALALGNAVLLKPDEQTAIGGGLVLAAAFARAGLPAGLLAVLPGPAEVGEALVASEHTAVISFTGSTATGRRIGSIAGGLLKRAVLELGGNNAFVVLDDADLPAAVDAALRASLAHNGQICMAAGRHLVHQDLAEEYTAALVERLARLRCGDPRVAEVAIGPLINGRQADRVAGIVADSVAAGAELRLGGRPLDTGPGAGTLTGLYPPTVLTGVRPGMPAFDEEIFGPVIPVTSFADDEEAVRLARATAYGLSAAIHTADPVRGRAFADRLPTGMAHVNGSTIDDAPHVPMGGLGLSGNGHRSGGRWNVEAFTFTQWVTVLDRPRAPRKAG is encoded by the coding sequence GTGCCGGACACCGGGGCCGCGCGAGCGCCGCTGCTCGACGCCGCCGCGCTCGCCGGGCCCTGGGCCGGCGGCCGGGGCGGGAGCAGGACGCAGACCGAGCCGGGCAGCGGGCGTCCCATCGCCGGCATCGGCCTCGCCGCCACCGAGGACGTCGAGCGGGCCGCGCTGGCGGCCGTCGCCGCGCAGGAGTCCTGGGCGCGCACCACCTGCGCGGAGCGCGCCCTGGTGCTGCGCGAGGCCGCCGCCGTGCTGGCCGCGCACAGCGACGAGGTGGCGGACTGGGTCAACCGGGAGACGGGCGGCGTCGGCGCCAAGGGCGCCGGCGAGGTCGCCGCCGCCATCGAGGAGTTGTACGCGGGTGCGGCGCTGGCCGCCGAGCCCTGTGGCGAGTTGCTGCCCGGCAGCGCGCCCGGGCAGTTCGGCTACGCGCGGCGGGTGCCCGTCGGGGTGGTCGGCGTGATCACCCCGTGGAACGCGCCGCTGCGGCTGGCCGCGAGAGCCGTGGTGCCGGCGTTGGCGCTGGGCAACGCGGTGCTGTTGAAGCCGGACGAGCAGACGGCGATCGGGGGCGGCCTCGTGCTGGCGGCGGCGTTCGCCAGGGCCGGGCTGCCGGCGGGGCTGCTCGCCGTGCTGCCGGGGCCGGCCGAGGTCGGCGAGGCGCTGGTGGCCTCGGAGCACACGGCGGTGATCTCCTTCACCGGATCGACGGCGACCGGCCGGCGGATCGGCTCGATCGCCGGCGGGCTGCTCAAGCGCGCGGTGCTCGAACTCGGCGGCAACAACGCCTTCGTGGTGCTGGACGACGCCGATCTGCCGGCCGCCGTCGACGCCGCGCTGCGCGCCTCGCTGGCCCACAACGGCCAGATCTGCATGGCCGCCGGCCGCCATCTGGTGCACCAGGACCTGGCCGAGGAGTACACCGCCGCGCTGGTCGAGCGGCTGGCCCGGCTGCGCTGTGGCGACCCCAGGGTCGCCGAGGTGGCGATCGGCCCGCTGATCAACGGGCGGCAGGCCGACCGGGTCGCCGGGATCGTCGCCGACAGCGTCGCCGCCGGGGCCGAACTCCGCCTGGGCGGCCGGCCGTTGGACACCGGTCCGGGCGCCGGGACGCTGACGGGCCTCTACCCGCCGACGGTGCTGACCGGGGTGCGGCCGGGGATGCCGGCCTTCGACGAGGAGATCTTCGGCCCCGTCATCCCGGTGACGTCGTTCGCCGACGACGAGGAGGCCGTCCGGCTGGCCCGCGCCACCGCCTACGGCCTCTCGGCCGCGATCCACACCGCCGACCCGGTGCGGGGCCGGGCCTTCGCCGACCGGCTCCCCACCGGCATGGCGCATGTCAACGGCTCCACCATCGACGACGCGCCGCACGTGCCGATGGGCGGCCTGGGCCTCTCCGGCAACGGCCACCGCTCAGGCGGGCGGTGGAACGTCGAGGCGTTCACCTTCACCCAGTGGGTCACGGTCCTCGACCGGCCACGCGCCCCACGGAAGGCGGGCTGA
- a CDS encoding RraA family protein: MDQPTVIDEPTRAELLGLGTATLYEASGLDCELAAALRPAWAGARLCGVALPVRTGPGDNLALHRAVAAARPGEVLVVDALGRPHGHWGEVLAVAAATRGVRGLVIDGGVRDTARLAALDFPTFASSIAVTRTAKADPGVVGEPVVVAGRLVARGDVVVADADGVLVLPADALTPVLVRARARTAKEDAFLERIRAGESTLDLYGLGR, encoded by the coding sequence ATGGACCAGCCAACCGTCATCGACGAGCCGACCAGGGCCGAGCTGCTCGGCCTGGGCACCGCGACGCTCTACGAGGCGTCGGGGCTCGACTGCGAGCTGGCCGCCGCGCTGCGGCCCGCCTGGGCCGGGGCCCGCCTCTGCGGCGTCGCCCTGCCGGTGCGGACCGGCCCGGGCGACAACCTGGCGCTGCACCGCGCCGTCGCCGCCGCCAGACCTGGCGAGGTGCTGGTCGTCGACGCCCTGGGCCGGCCCCACGGCCACTGGGGCGAGGTGCTGGCCGTCGCCGCGGCGACCAGGGGCGTGCGCGGCCTGGTCATCGACGGCGGGGTGCGGGACACGGCGCGGCTGGCCGCGCTCGACTTCCCGACCTTCGCCAGCTCGATCGCCGTGACCCGGACCGCCAAGGCGGACCCGGGCGTGGTCGGCGAACCCGTGGTGGTGGCCGGCCGGCTGGTCGCCAGAGGCGATGTGGTGGTCGCCGACGCCGACGGCGTGCTCGTGCTGCCGGCCGACGCGTTGACGCCGGTGCTGGTGCGGGCCCGGGCCCGCACCGCCAAGGAGGACGCCTTCCTGGAACGGATCAGGGCCGGCGAGTCCACCCTCGACCTCTACGGGTTGGGGCGGTGA
- a CDS encoding flavin reductase, whose translation MTARHDVPRPPAEVDALAYREAAGRFASGITVVTTVADDVWYGVTVSAFASLSINPLLVTVSVNERSPLLPMVERSGRFAVSVLERSQERVSAYFATRDRDTAGLAFPGIDAEPVVTGAPVISGCLSYFDCETHTVLPGGDHRILVGRVRAAGGADGTPLLHFLGGYHALAEDQQRDSAGALAASADALAVQLHLLRLERGHLLDAQAAIEPATAALAAGRLGGGELTALRDCLDQARQAVDDPERFTRLSNDFHLLLARMSGNAALEAAAIALSRSFVTHYTDHTTTRRARSALRAHQAVLDAVAAGDAEAARALMGAHLRTVSAAWPAADDPGTETAPKAKGRP comes from the coding sequence ATGACCGCACGGCACGATGTCCCCCGGCCACCGGCCGAGGTCGACGCCCTGGCCTACCGCGAGGCGGCCGGCCGGTTCGCCTCCGGCATCACCGTCGTCACCACCGTCGCCGACGACGTCTGGTACGGCGTCACCGTCTCCGCCTTCGCCTCGCTCTCCATCAACCCCCTGCTGGTGACGGTCTCGGTCAACGAACGCAGCCCGCTGCTGCCCATGGTGGAACGGTCGGGCCGGTTCGCCGTCAGCGTGCTGGAGCGCTCGCAGGAGCGGGTCTCCGCCTACTTCGCCACCAGGGACCGGGACACGGCCGGGCTCGCCTTCCCCGGGATCGACGCGGAGCCCGTCGTCACCGGGGCGCCGGTGATCTCCGGCTGCCTCAGCTACTTCGACTGCGAGACGCACACCGTGCTGCCGGGCGGCGACCACCGCATCCTGGTCGGCCGGGTGCGGGCCGCCGGCGGCGCCGACGGCACCCCCCTGCTGCACTTCCTCGGCGGCTACCACGCGCTGGCCGAGGACCAACAGCGCGACAGCGCGGGCGCGTTGGCCGCCTCGGCCGACGCGCTCGCCGTCCAGCTGCATCTGCTGCGGCTGGAACGAGGCCACCTCCTCGACGCCCAGGCCGCCATCGAACCGGCCACCGCCGCCCTGGCCGCCGGCCGGCTCGGCGGCGGCGAGCTGACCGCCCTGCGCGACTGCCTCGACCAGGCACGGCAGGCGGTCGACGACCCCGAACGCTTCACCCGGCTCTCCAACGACTTCCATCTGCTGCTCGCCCGGATGTCGGGCAACGCCGCGCTGGAGGCCGCCGCCATCGCGCTCAGCCGGTCGTTCGTCACCCACTACACCGACCACACCACCACCCGCCGCGCCCGCAGCGCGCTGCGGGCGCACCAGGCGGTGCTGGACGCCGTCGCAGCCGGGGACGCCGAGGCGGCCCGCGCCCTGATGGGGGCGCATCTGCGCACCGTCTCGGCCGCCTGGCCGGCCGCCGACGACCCCGGGACCGAAACAGCCCCCAAGGCCAAGGGACGGCCCTGA
- a CDS encoding ABC transporter substrate-binding protein → MKHTPPGPRSPGNGLSRRRLLAVGTLSAVLGPSLLSACATVGEFGEPSIGAGDIDPLGGRAAVDEMAELYRAAADEGESEIVVYGPVEDDRAPVYRTFEETFPGITVRTEVLQGPSLTARVNLEVASGRRAADLIQTGDTTMVALAETGRFQPNRPVTAAGLPDSVIDGEERFLGVSALPFVIAFNHDIVPADEAPRGWQELIDPRWRSMLVWDNPTAAGSALTTITHLLHDGRQDEAWLTAMAEQRLGLTPSAAGVSSAMATGEYPVAVSYPYGFYLSASAKGAPLTAVFPVDGGSHLSTHFLGLLDGAPHPRAARLLTAWLFSPRGQAALAEVGQYSLLPGAPPPDGLPPLDEIDRLAHLPADQAERYSRDTLQLTQRLFR, encoded by the coding sequence ATGAAGCACACCCCACCAGGACCGCGCTCGCCGGGGAACGGACTGAGCCGCCGCCGGCTGCTGGCGGTCGGCACCCTGAGCGCCGTGCTCGGACCTTCCCTGCTCTCCGCCTGCGCCACCGTCGGCGAGTTCGGCGAGCCGAGCATCGGCGCCGGCGACATCGACCCGCTGGGCGGCCGGGCCGCCGTGGACGAGATGGCGGAGCTGTACCGGGCCGCCGCCGATGAGGGCGAATCGGAGATCGTCGTCTACGGACCGGTCGAGGACGACCGGGCCCCGGTCTACCGCACGTTCGAGGAGACCTTCCCCGGCATCACGGTGCGCACCGAGGTGCTTCAGGGCCCCTCGTTGACGGCTCGGGTGAACCTGGAGGTGGCCAGCGGGCGCCGCGCGGCCGATCTGATCCAGACCGGCGACACCACCATGGTCGCGCTGGCCGAGACCGGCCGCTTCCAGCCCAACAGGCCCGTCACGGCCGCCGGGTTGCCGGACTCGGTGATCGACGGCGAGGAACGGTTCCTGGGGGTGAGCGCGCTGCCGTTCGTCATCGCGTTCAACCACGACATCGTCCCGGCCGACGAGGCGCCACGCGGCTGGCAGGAACTCATCGACCCGCGCTGGCGGTCCATGTTGGTCTGGGACAACCCGACGGCCGCCGGATCGGCGCTCACCACCATCACCCATCTGCTGCACGACGGCCGGCAGGACGAGGCGTGGCTCACGGCCATGGCCGAGCAGCGCCTCGGACTGACGCCGAGCGCCGCCGGGGTGAGCAGCGCGATGGCCACCGGCGAGTACCCGGTCGCCGTCTCCTACCCGTACGGCTTCTACCTGTCGGCGTCGGCGAAGGGCGCCCCGCTGACCGCCGTCTTCCCCGTCGACGGCGGCAGCCATCTGTCCACCCACTTCCTGGGCCTGCTCGACGGCGCCCCGCACCCGCGCGCCGCGCGGCTGCTGACGGCCTGGCTGTTCAGCCCGCGCGGGCAGGCGGCGCTGGCCGAGGTCGGCCAGTACTCGCTGCTCCCCGGCGCCCCGCCGCCGGACGGGCTGCCGCCCCTCGACGAGATCGACCGGCTGGCCCATCTGCCGGCCGACCAGGCCGAGCGGTACAGCAGGGACACCCTCCAACTCACCCAACGGCTGTTCCGGTGA
- a CDS encoding RraA family protein yields MDPTATRLRAVGCCAVSDALDTLGLPGAVTGVGPLSSLGGPVAGRVRTVLAGPREETGPARHIATEAVVAAEEGELLVIANGGRTDVSCWGGILTSAASRRGVAGVLVDGALRDVAESEAAGLPVFGRAVVPVSARGRIVQRAMDVPVTFAGVEVAPRALVVADRDGVVFVAPEHLAAVLSLAERIAAREALMVEAIAAGDPVTEVMHDSRFPAVTADPRPSTEPSVAPGTPGAREGR; encoded by the coding sequence GTGGATCCCACGGCAACACGACTGCGCGCCGTCGGCTGCTGCGCCGTCTCCGACGCGTTGGACACCCTGGGCCTGCCGGGCGCCGTCACCGGGGTCGGCCCGCTGAGCTCGCTCGGCGGCCCGGTCGCCGGCCGGGTGCGGACCGTCCTCGCCGGGCCTCGGGAGGAGACAGGACCGGCGCGGCATATCGCCACCGAGGCCGTGGTCGCCGCCGAGGAGGGCGAGCTGCTGGTGATCGCCAACGGGGGCCGCACCGACGTCTCCTGCTGGGGCGGCATCCTGACCTCGGCCGCGTCCCGCCGGGGCGTGGCGGGGGTGCTGGTGGACGGCGCGCTGCGGGATGTCGCGGAGAGCGAGGCCGCGGGGCTGCCGGTCTTCGGGCGGGCCGTGGTGCCGGTGAGCGCCAGGGGCCGGATCGTCCAGCGCGCGATGGATGTGCCGGTGACCTTCGCCGGGGTCGAGGTGGCGCCGCGCGCCCTTGTGGTCGCCGACCGGGACGGCGTGGTCTTCGTCGCGCCCGAACACCTGGCGGCCGTCCTGTCGTTGGCCGAGCGGATCGCGGCGCGCGAGGCGCTGATGGTCGAGGCGATCGCCGCCGGCGACCCGGTGACCGAGGTGATGCACGACTCCCGCTTCCCGGCCGTCACGGCCGACCCCCGGCCGTCCACCGAACCCTCCGTCGCGCCCGGCACGCCCGGCGCGCGGGAAGGACGTTGA